The following coding sequences are from one Ornithodoros turicata isolate Travis chromosome 1, ASM3712646v1, whole genome shotgun sequence window:
- the LOC135377494 gene encoding uncharacterized protein LOC135377494 isoform X1 — translation MAEEIRKNLRRIIQGNRKEDRERRINDRRALEYEEQMTLDEFCSLLQAMKSRRKDTSYWRSIKNTLALGDDYCDKFVKSEGAFSMLMSAFLCSDASTQVQATGCIANLASSAQVAPRVCSAAAPYLLTFLAGSYNILQDCAAVALGNLALNGCCEQLGAMGFLCVTASVLKSPYEFVVHSCLISIECYTFSAAISSRHIEETELLENLLLVIKAGFLLEPCQILFNVYARVEDLKVSEELSASICQAILDFYPELDCTSADDIMFLTAMQRCLAAMAAASPKVGEQVAVGLLKIDVLRACLLSPYSHLRKECIWLINNITPWLPSLDDPTAHALGMALYMFARDKKQPFAENILCSHLGKYLMESFDTETDEK, via the exons ATGGCTGAAGAGATTAGAAAAAACCTCAGGAGAATTATACAAG GTAACCGCAAAGAAGATAGAGAAAGAAGGATTAATGACAGACGGGCACTGGAATATGAAGAGCAAATGACTCTGGACGAG TTTTGCAGCTTGCTGCAAGCTATGAAAAGCCGGCGCAAAGACACCAGCTACTGGCGGAGCATCAAGAACACGTTGGCCTTAGGAGATGACTATTGTGACAAGTTTGTTAA GTCTGAGGGAGCTTTTTCCATGCTGATGTCAGCTTTCCTGTGCTCAGACGCATCTACACAGGTACAAGCGACTGGGTGTATCGCCAATCTGGCATCTAGCGCCCAAGTTGCACCTCGCGTTTGCAGTGCTGCAGCCCCCTACCTGCTTACGTTCTTGGCTGGCAGCTACAACATCCTACAG GACTGTGCTGCGGTAGCCCTTGGAAACCTCGCATTAAATGGATGCTGTGAGCAGCTCGGAGCTATGGGGTTCCTCTGCGTTACAGCAAGCGTGCTCAAG AGTCCATATGAGTTTGTTGTACACTCGTGCCTGATTTCCATCGAGTGTTATACCTTCAGTGCTGCTATTTCTTCAAG ACACATCGAGGAGACAGAGCTTCTGGAAAACTTGCTACTGGTTATAAAAGCGGGCTTTCTGTTGGAACCGTGTCAAATTCTTTTCAACGTGTATGCAAG GGTTGAGGATTTGAAGGTTAGTGAGGAACTCTCAGCAAGTATTTGCCAGGCAATACTGGACTTCTATCCAGAATTAGATTGCACATCTGCGGATGACATTATG TTCCTTACCGCAATGCAAAGATGCCTGGCTGCGATGGCTGCTGCAAGCCCTAAGGTGGGAGAGCAAGTGGCTGTTGGGTTGCTCAAGATTGATGTTCTCCGTGCATGCCTGCTCTCCCCATACTCGCATCTCAGGAAAGAATGTATATGGCTAATCAACAACATCACAC CATGGTTGCCTAGCCTGGATGACCCAACTGCGCATGCATTGGGGATGGCTCTCTACATGTTTGCAAGAGATAAG AAGCAACCATTTGCTGAGAACATCCTCTGTTCACACCTAGGAAAGTACCTAATGGAGAGTTTTGACACCGAAACTGATGAGAAGTGA
- the LOC135377494 gene encoding uncharacterized protein LOC135377494 isoform X2, giving the protein MTIVTSLLSKLSEGAFSMLMSAFLCSDASTQVQATGCIANLASSAQVAPRVCSAAAPYLLTFLAGSYNILQDCAAVALGNLALNGCCEQLGAMGFLCVTASVLKSPYEFVVHSCLISIECYTFSAAISSRHIEETELLENLLLVIKAGFLLEPCQILFNVYARVEDLKVSEELSASICQAILDFYPELDCTSADDIMFLTAMQRCLAAMAAASPKVGEQVAVGLLKIDVLRACLLSPYSHLRKECIWLINNITPWLPSLDDPTAHALGMALYMFARDKKQPFAENILCSHLGKYLMESFDTETDEK; this is encoded by the exons ATGACTATTGTGACAAGTTTGTTAAGTAAATT GTCTGAGGGAGCTTTTTCCATGCTGATGTCAGCTTTCCTGTGCTCAGACGCATCTACACAGGTACAAGCGACTGGGTGTATCGCCAATCTGGCATCTAGCGCCCAAGTTGCACCTCGCGTTTGCAGTGCTGCAGCCCCCTACCTGCTTACGTTCTTGGCTGGCAGCTACAACATCCTACAG GACTGTGCTGCGGTAGCCCTTGGAAACCTCGCATTAAATGGATGCTGTGAGCAGCTCGGAGCTATGGGGTTCCTCTGCGTTACAGCAAGCGTGCTCAAG AGTCCATATGAGTTTGTTGTACACTCGTGCCTGATTTCCATCGAGTGTTATACCTTCAGTGCTGCTATTTCTTCAAG ACACATCGAGGAGACAGAGCTTCTGGAAAACTTGCTACTGGTTATAAAAGCGGGCTTTCTGTTGGAACCGTGTCAAATTCTTTTCAACGTGTATGCAAG GGTTGAGGATTTGAAGGTTAGTGAGGAACTCTCAGCAAGTATTTGCCAGGCAATACTGGACTTCTATCCAGAATTAGATTGCACATCTGCGGATGACATTATG TTCCTTACCGCAATGCAAAGATGCCTGGCTGCGATGGCTGCTGCAAGCCCTAAGGTGGGAGAGCAAGTGGCTGTTGGGTTGCTCAAGATTGATGTTCTCCGTGCATGCCTGCTCTCCCCATACTCGCATCTCAGGAAAGAATGTATATGGCTAATCAACAACATCACAC CATGGTTGCCTAGCCTGGATGACCCAACTGCGCATGCATTGGGGATGGCTCTCTACATGTTTGCAAGAGATAAG AAGCAACCATTTGCTGAGAACATCCTCTGTTCACACCTAGGAAAGTACCTAATGGAGAGTTTTGACACCGAAACTGATGAGAAGTGA
- the LOC135377496 gene encoding guanylate kinase-like isoform X3: MRMKGGLSTLIHMSALRPLVICGPSGSGKSTLLKKLLKDFGDYFALSVSHTTRKPRPGEVNGKDYHFISRDEMEQAIEAGDFIEYTEFSGNLYGTSKKSVRDVQEQGRICILDIEIEGVKNIKKTDLNPRYIFIKPPSMKALEERLRGRGTETEESIMKRLARASEEINYGENQGNFDLLLVNDNLKLAYNKLKDYLIKTNGPFQQHLALHSITLVPHHKK, encoded by the exons ATGAGGATGAAAG GCGGGTTATCCACCCTAATCCATATGTCAGCCCTTCGCCCGCTTGTGATATGCGGGCCATCCGGCAGTGGGAAATCGACACTCCTCAAGAAATTACTGAAAGATTTTGGGGATTATTTCGCTTTGAGCGTTTCCC ATACAACCAGGAAGCCCAGGCCCGGTGAAGTAAACGGAAAAG ATTACCATTTTATCAGCCGTGATGAGATGGAGCAGGCAATTGAAGCTGGGGACTTCATTGAGTACACAGAGTTCTCTGGAAACCTTTATGGCACAAG TAAAAAGTCTGTGCGGGATGTTCAGGAGCAGGGAAGGATCTGCATCCTGGACATTGAGATCGAAGGTGTCAAGAATATCAAGAAAACAGATCTCAACCCCCGCTACATCTTCATCAAGCCTCCTAGTATGAAGGCTCTT GAGGAACGCCTTCGTGGCAGAGGAACAGAAACTGAGGAGAGCATCATGAAACGGCTCGCACGTGCCAGCGAAGAAATCAACTATG GTGAGAACCAGGGCAACTTTGACCTGCTCCTTGTAAATGACAACCTCAAGCTTGCCTACAACAAGTTGAAAGATTACCTAATCAAG ACAAATGGTCCATTCCAGCAGCATTTGGCCCTGCACAGTATTACCCTTGTACCGCACCACAAGAAGTGA
- the LOC135377496 gene encoding guanylate kinase-like isoform X1, giving the protein MFGIMSRPGGLSTLIHMSALRPLVICGPSGSGKSTLLKKLLKDFGDYFALSVSHTTRKPRPGEVNGKDYHFISRDEMEQAIEAGDFIEYTEFSGNLYGTSKKSVRDVQEQGRICILDIEIEGVKNIKKTDLNPRYIFIKPPSMKALEERLRGRGTETEESIMKRLARASEEINYGENQGNFDLLLVNDNLKLAYNKLKDYLIKTNGPFQQHLALHSITLVPHHKK; this is encoded by the exons ATGTTTGGTATTATGAGCCGTCCAG GCGGGTTATCCACCCTAATCCATATGTCAGCCCTTCGCCCGCTTGTGATATGCGGGCCATCCGGCAGTGGGAAATCGACACTCCTCAAGAAATTACTGAAAGATTTTGGGGATTATTTCGCTTTGAGCGTTTCCC ATACAACCAGGAAGCCCAGGCCCGGTGAAGTAAACGGAAAAG ATTACCATTTTATCAGCCGTGATGAGATGGAGCAGGCAATTGAAGCTGGGGACTTCATTGAGTACACAGAGTTCTCTGGAAACCTTTATGGCACAAG TAAAAAGTCTGTGCGGGATGTTCAGGAGCAGGGAAGGATCTGCATCCTGGACATTGAGATCGAAGGTGTCAAGAATATCAAGAAAACAGATCTCAACCCCCGCTACATCTTCATCAAGCCTCCTAGTATGAAGGCTCTT GAGGAACGCCTTCGTGGCAGAGGAACAGAAACTGAGGAGAGCATCATGAAACGGCTCGCACGTGCCAGCGAAGAAATCAACTATG GTGAGAACCAGGGCAACTTTGACCTGCTCCTTGTAAATGACAACCTCAAGCTTGCCTACAACAAGTTGAAAGATTACCTAATCAAG ACAAATGGTCCATTCCAGCAGCATTTGGCCCTGCACAGTATTACCCTTGTACCGCACCACAAGAAGTGA
- the LOC135377496 gene encoding guanylate kinase-like isoform X4 gives MFGIMSRPGGLSTLIHMSALRPLVICGPSGSGKSTLLKKLLKDFGDYFALSVSHTTRKPRPGEVNGKDYHFISRDEMEQAIEAGDFIEYTEFSGNLYGTSKKSVRDVQEQGRICILDIEIEGVKNIKKTDLNPRYIFIKPPSMKALEERLRGRGTETEESIMKRLARASEEINYGENQGNFDLLLVNDNLKLAYNKLKDYLIKEVEELQKKPEI, from the exons ATGTTTGGTATTATGAGCCGTCCAG GCGGGTTATCCACCCTAATCCATATGTCAGCCCTTCGCCCGCTTGTGATATGCGGGCCATCCGGCAGTGGGAAATCGACACTCCTCAAGAAATTACTGAAAGATTTTGGGGATTATTTCGCTTTGAGCGTTTCCC ATACAACCAGGAAGCCCAGGCCCGGTGAAGTAAACGGAAAAG ATTACCATTTTATCAGCCGTGATGAGATGGAGCAGGCAATTGAAGCTGGGGACTTCATTGAGTACACAGAGTTCTCTGGAAACCTTTATGGCACAAG TAAAAAGTCTGTGCGGGATGTTCAGGAGCAGGGAAGGATCTGCATCCTGGACATTGAGATCGAAGGTGTCAAGAATATCAAGAAAACAGATCTCAACCCCCGCTACATCTTCATCAAGCCTCCTAGTATGAAGGCTCTT GAGGAACGCCTTCGTGGCAGAGGAACAGAAACTGAGGAGAGCATCATGAAACGGCTCGCACGTGCCAGCGAAGAAATCAACTATG GTGAGAACCAGGGCAACTTTGACCTGCTCCTTGTAAATGACAACCTCAAGCTTGCCTACAACAAGTTGAAAGATTACCTAATCAAG GAAGTGGAGGAGCTTCAGAAGAAGCCCGAGATCTAG
- the LOC135377496 gene encoding guanylate kinase-like isoform X5: MRMKGGLSTLIHMSALRPLVICGPSGSGKSTLLKKLLKDFGDYFALSVSHTTRKPRPGEVNGKDYHFISRDEMEQAIEAGDFIEYTEFSGNLYGTSKKSVRDVQEQGRICILDIEIEGVKNIKKTDLNPRYIFIKPPSMKALEERLRGRGTETEESIMKRLARASEEINYGENQGNFDLLLVNDNLKLAYNKLKDYLIKEYSMGLSIIQEVEELQKKPEI; this comes from the exons ATGAGGATGAAAG GCGGGTTATCCACCCTAATCCATATGTCAGCCCTTCGCCCGCTTGTGATATGCGGGCCATCCGGCAGTGGGAAATCGACACTCCTCAAGAAATTACTGAAAGATTTTGGGGATTATTTCGCTTTGAGCGTTTCCC ATACAACCAGGAAGCCCAGGCCCGGTGAAGTAAACGGAAAAG ATTACCATTTTATCAGCCGTGATGAGATGGAGCAGGCAATTGAAGCTGGGGACTTCATTGAGTACACAGAGTTCTCTGGAAACCTTTATGGCACAAG TAAAAAGTCTGTGCGGGATGTTCAGGAGCAGGGAAGGATCTGCATCCTGGACATTGAGATCGAAGGTGTCAAGAATATCAAGAAAACAGATCTCAACCCCCGCTACATCTTCATCAAGCCTCCTAGTATGAAGGCTCTT GAGGAACGCCTTCGTGGCAGAGGAACAGAAACTGAGGAGAGCATCATGAAACGGCTCGCACGTGCCAGCGAAGAAATCAACTATG GTGAGAACCAGGGCAACTTTGACCTGCTCCTTGTAAATGACAACCTCAAGCTTGCCTACAACAAGTTGAAAGATTACCTAATCAAG gAGTACAGTATGGGTTTGTCTATTATTCAGGAAGTGGAGGAGCTTCAGAAGAAGCCCGAGATCTAG
- the LOC135377496 gene encoding guanylate kinase-like isoform X2: protein MFGIMSRPGGLSTLIHMSALRPLVICGPSGSGKSTLLKKLLKDFGDYFALSVSHTTRKPRPGEVNGKDYHFISRDEMEQAIEAGDFIEYTEFSGNLYGTSKKSVRDVQEQGRICILDIEIEGVKNIKKTDLNPRYIFIKPPSMKALEERLRGRGTETEESIMKRLARASEEINYGENQGNFDLLLVNDNLKLAYNKLKDYLIKEYSMGLSIIQEVEELQKKPEI from the exons ATGTTTGGTATTATGAGCCGTCCAG GCGGGTTATCCACCCTAATCCATATGTCAGCCCTTCGCCCGCTTGTGATATGCGGGCCATCCGGCAGTGGGAAATCGACACTCCTCAAGAAATTACTGAAAGATTTTGGGGATTATTTCGCTTTGAGCGTTTCCC ATACAACCAGGAAGCCCAGGCCCGGTGAAGTAAACGGAAAAG ATTACCATTTTATCAGCCGTGATGAGATGGAGCAGGCAATTGAAGCTGGGGACTTCATTGAGTACACAGAGTTCTCTGGAAACCTTTATGGCACAAG TAAAAAGTCTGTGCGGGATGTTCAGGAGCAGGGAAGGATCTGCATCCTGGACATTGAGATCGAAGGTGTCAAGAATATCAAGAAAACAGATCTCAACCCCCGCTACATCTTCATCAAGCCTCCTAGTATGAAGGCTCTT GAGGAACGCCTTCGTGGCAGAGGAACAGAAACTGAGGAGAGCATCATGAAACGGCTCGCACGTGCCAGCGAAGAAATCAACTATG GTGAGAACCAGGGCAACTTTGACCTGCTCCTTGTAAATGACAACCTCAAGCTTGCCTACAACAAGTTGAAAGATTACCTAATCAAG gAGTACAGTATGGGTTTGTCTATTATTCAGGAAGTGGAGGAGCTTCAGAAGAAGCCCGAGATCTAG